In the genome of Streptomyces sp. SAI-127, the window ATCACTTCAAGGTGCTGCGAAGGGCGGGAATCCTCAGGCAGCAGTACGAGGGCACGGTCAAGACGAACTCCCTGCGCCGCGCCGACCTGGAGCGCGCCTTCCCCGGGCTGCTCGACGCGATCATCGAGGCGGCCCGGCGCGAGGCGAAGCAGTGACTGAACATCCGGCGGATGCCCAGGCCGTGCCGGAGCTCACCCGGCCCGCTCGCCGTCGGTCGGGATGGGCATGTAGAGCATGAGCAACGGCTCGGACCTCTGGTGCAGCCCCATGACGACATGGTGGAAGGCGGCCCTGCGACCGGGGGCGGGACGCACCTCCACGGTCGCGATCCCCGTGTCCCAGGTCTCGTGCCGCGCCCACATCCGCTCGAAGTCCGGACTCGCCGAGCACAGCCTTCTCGCCAGGCGTTCGAAGTTCGGATCGTCGAGAAAGCGCACGGCCTGGACCCGGAACTGACCGACGAGGCGGCTCGCCACGTCCGACCAGTGGGGATAGCGGCTCCTATAGCGGCCGTCGGTGAAGAACGACCAGAGGTAGTTGGAGTCCTTGTCCTGAACACCGAGCAGCGTGCGCGCGGGGCCGTTGCTCACCAGGACGTTCCAGTACCGGTCGACCACGAAGGCCGGGGCCGGCTGCCACGCCTCGGTGGCGAGCCGGAGCCGGGACAGCTCCTCCGCGGTGACCTCCTGGCGGGCGGCCGGCGGGTTGACTCCGGCCAGCAGGTACAGGTGCGCGCGCTCGGTGCGATCCAGGCTGAGCGCCTTGCTGACCGCGTCGAGCACGTCCTCGGACACCTTGATGTCCCGGCCCTGCTCGAGCCACGTGTACCAGGAGGCGCTCACCCCGGCCAGTACGGCGACCTCCTCGCGCCGCAGCCCCGGCGTGTTCCTGCGCCCGGCCACCGTCAGCCCGACGTCCCGGGGCGAGAGCCGGGCCCTGCGTGACCTGAGAAAGTGGCGCAGAGCGGCCCGCCGCTCTCTGTCGGCGCCCTTGTTGTCCCTGGTCTCCTCCTGAGCCGGAGCGACACTGTCGACCTTCATGCAAGCCACCCTTCACACACGTAGAAGCAGTCCAGGTCACCGACAACGGCTGTCAGAAGGCCAGGATCAGACGCCCCCGGACGCCCCCGGCCTCCAGTCGCCGGTGCGCCTCGAAGGCCCTCTCGGGAGCGAGCACGTCGGCGGTGCGCAGGGTCAGCACACCCTTCTCCGCCAGCGCGGCCAGCTCCTCCAGGGCGGACCGCTTGGCAGGGTGCCCCGGAACCTGCACCGCGTGGATGGTGATGTCACGTTCCGAAGCGAGCTCGTAGGGGCGGCACTTGGCGAACCCTCCGCCGTCCTTGACCACTCCCAAGGCGTCGGCACCGATGACAGCCGCGTCGACGATCGCGTCGGCACCCTCGGGAACCGCGGCGCGATACGCCCCGGCGAGATCGGCGGTGGCGGTGGCGCGCGGCACGACCAGATCCGCACCGAGCCCGCGGACCAGGTCACGGTCCCCCACGGCGGCATCGGCGACCACCCGCAACCCACGGTGCTTGGCGAGCTGCACCACATAGCCGCCCAGCGCGCCCGCCGCTCCCGTGACGGCCAGCGTCGCCCCTGCCGGCAGGTCGAGGAGAGCGAGGGCCAGGTTCGCGGTGAGCCCGTTCATGGGCAGCCCGGCGACATCGCGGAGGTCGAGGCCCCGGGGCGCCGCGACGACCTGGTCGCGGGGCACCACGATGTACTCGGCCTGGGCTCCGCCACCGGCGTGGAAGGGGTTGACGAAGGCCATGACCGGCTCCCCGACCGCGAGGTCGACACCGTCACCGACCGCGTCGACGACTCCGGAGGCGTCCATACCGGGGGTGTACGGCGGCTGCTGTCCGGCCAGGGCGGCAGCCAGTGCCCCCGAACGCAGCAGCAGGTCGGTGGGGTTGACCCCGGCGGCGGTGACCCGGATACGGACCTGCGCCGCCCTGGGTACGGGCATCGGACGGTCGACGACCTTCAGCACTTCGGGTTCGCCGAACTCTTCTATTCCGACAGCGCGCATGAGGCGGGGTTCCTTTCGCGGATCGAACCAAGGGTTCGTGAGAGGGGGCGCACCAGGCCAGCGATCCGGTGGAGGGCGGCGGGTGGAGGGCGGCGGTCGCAGGGCCGCGGTCTCCACGGATCAGGGTCTCTGTGCGAACCGGAACGCGGCGAGAGGGGGCAGCCGCGTCACGGCCCTGCGACGGAGACCCCAACTGGGCCTGGTCAACCCGGACATGAACACGATGATTCACCGGCAGGCGGAACCGAACCAGTTCGCAGATGTCATATTGGCAGCACCAATACGCACGAGGCGCGAGCGTGGTGGTGGCGCACCCAGGGGGACGGCTACCGGCACAGACTCGCCCTCTCCGCCCGCCGGATCAGCTCCTACGATTTTTCCGTGAGCGATCAACCGCCGTGCGTTTGTGCGGCGGCTACCTTCTCATGGGGAGAGCGATGACGACTCGTGTGGATGCCTCGGTCTTCGACTCGGCGCACTTCCGCCGCGTACTCGGACATCTTCCGACCGGTGTGGTCGCCATCTCGGCGATCGACGGGGACGAGCCGGTCGGTCTGACCGTGGGTTCCTTCGCGTCGGTGTCGCTGGAGCCGCCCATGGTCGGTTTCTTCCCCAGCGTGACCTCCACGAGCTGGCCACGTATCGAACGGGCCGGGTCCTTCGTGGCCAATGTGCTGGCGGAGCATCAGGCGGAGTTGTCCACGGCCTTCGCGACCAGTGGGGGCGACAAGTTCGGCCGCCTCGACTGGCGCCCGGGAGCCACCGGCGCCCCGGTGCTCGACGGCGTCGCCGCGTGGATCGAGTGCGAGGTGGCGGATGTCGTCCCGGCCGGCGACCACCTCTTCGTCCTGGGCCGGGTGCTCGACCTGGCGGTCGCCGGGGATCCCCGTCCGCTGGTCTTCTTCCAGGGGGACTACGCCAGACTCGCCGGCCGGTGAGTCGCGGGGGTGGTCCGGCGGAGCGCCCGTGGACACGTGTGCACTCGGGATCCTCCGCACGCATGTCCACGGTTCGACCACGAGTGCGGCCTGGACGAGTACGAGGTCCGCCGCTACATCGGCTGGTACCGCCACATCACCCTGTCCATGCTCGCCCACGCCGTCCTGACCGCACTCGCAGCACAAGCCCAGGGCGGCGGAGAGGCAAAGGGGCTGCAGAAAACGGATCAGCACCCGTCCCGCTCACCGTGGCAGAGACCCGGCGACTCCTGGACGCTCCCCTGCCCCGTCCACGAGCCGACCGCGATCCCGTCATCCACGCACTGAACTGGTCGGCCTGGAGAAGACACCACCAAGCCATCGCCCGCCGCTGCCCCTACCGAGAACACAGCTCAGGGCACCAACCGCTGCCGGACTATTGGCGCCCGGACGTGGGAGGAGTCGACCACGCAGCGGGACCAGTCCAGACGTGAGCCTGCGTTCAGCTGGGCGAGCGGGACCTCGTGCAGTATTTGCCAGACGCCGGCTTCGTTGGCGCAGCCCACCACTCGCCCCACTCATAGGGACCCTTGTACCTGAGCGGCCAGCGGCCCTGCTGACACGTTCCGACATGAGGATTAGAGGGGGCCGGAGACGCTGCACCAACATCTTCGCTGCGCGAGCCTCATGGTGAAACGATCAGTTAGCCAGTGGCGTTGTCAGTGGTGGGAGGCAGGATGACGACATGACCACACCAGTTGCGCAGATCGTGGACGCCGCTGCCTACGCGCAGGCCGTCGAGGACGTCGTGGCGGCCGCGGCCGCCTACTACACGGACGGCACTTCTCCGCTCGACGACGACGCCTACGACCAGTTGGTGCGCGGCATCGCCGTGTGGGAGGCCGCACACCCCGACCAGGTGCTGCCGCACTCCCCCACCGGCAAGGTCGCCGGCGGCGCGGTCGAGGGCGATGTGCCGCACACGGTGGCGATGCTGAGCCTCGACAACGTGTTCTCGCCCGAGCAGTTCACCGCGTGGACGGCCTCGCTGGCCCGCCGGATCGGGCACGAGGTGGAACGCTTCAGCGTGGAGGCCAAGCTCGACGGTCTCGCCGTCGCGGCCCGCTACGCCCAGGGGCGCCTGACCCGGCTGATCACCCGCGGCGACGGGATCGCCGGGGAGGACGTCTCGCACGCGATCGGCACCCTCGAAGGGCTGCCGGAGAAGCTGGACCAGCCGGTCACCGTGGAGGTGCGCGGCGAAGTCCTCATGACAACGGCCCAGTTCGAGCACGCCAACGAGGTGCGCACCGCGCACGGCGGGCAGCCGTTCGCCAACCCGCGCGGCGCGTCCGCGGGCACGCTGCGGGCCAAGGAGCGGGCGTACACGGTGCCGATGACGTTCTTCGGCTACGGCCTGCTGCCCCTGCCGGACACCGACGCCGAGCTCGCCGAACGGCTGGACGGGCTCGCCCACAGCGAGCTGATGACTCTGGCCGCCCGGCTGGGAGTGCACACCGCCGCCGCCACCGCGGTGCCGACCGTCACGGCCACGACCGTGGACGAAGTCCTGGAGCGTGTGCGGGAGATCGCTGCACTCCGCGCCGCACTGCCCTTCGGGATCGACGGCATCGTCATCAAGGCCGACCTGGCCGCCGACCAGCGAGCCGCCGGTTCCGGATCGCGCGCGCCCCGCTGGGCGATCGCCTACAAGCTCCCGGCCGTGGAGAAGATCACCCGCCTGGTGGCGGTGGAGTGGAACGTGGGCCGCACCGGGATCATCGCCCCGCGCGGCGTCCTGGAGCCGGTGCAGATCGAGGGCGCCACCATCACCTACGCGACGCTGCACAACCCGGCCGACATCACCCGCCGTGACCTTCGGCTGGGCGATCACGTCATGGTCCATCGCGCCGGCGATGTCATCCCGCGCATCGAAGCGCCGGTCGCCCACCTGCGCACCGGCGACGAACAGCCCATCGTGTTCCCCGAGATGTGCCCGAGGTGCGGCTCCGCCATCGACACCAGCCAGGAGCGGTGGCGGTGCGAGCAGGGCCGTAACTGCCATCTGGTGGCCTCCCTCTCCTACGCCGCCGGCCGCGACCAGCTCGACATCGAGGGCCTGGGCGCCACCCGCGTGGTCCAGCTCGTCGAGGCCGGCCTGGTCTCGGATCTGGCCGACCTGTTCGCCCTGACCCGTGAGCAGCTTCTGGCGCTGGAGAGGATGGGCGAGACGAGCACCGACAACCTGCTCGCCGCCCTCGCCACGGCCCGGACCCGGCCGCTGTCGCGGGTGCTGTGCGCGCTCGGCGTACGCGGCACCGGCCGCTCCATGTCCCGCCGCATCGCCCGCCACTTCGCCACCATGGACAACATCCGTGCCGCCGACGCCGAGGCCCTGCAACAGGTCGAGGGCATCGGCCCGGAGAAGGCCCCCTCCATCGTCGCCGAACTCGCCGAACTCACCGAGCTCATCGACAGACTCGCCGCGGCCGGGGTGAGCATGACCGAACCAGGCGCCACTCCCCCGCCCGCGGCAGACGACAACCCGGCAGTCCCCGCCGACACCCCGGACGACCGGCCGCTCACGGGTATGACGGTCGTCGTCACCGGCTCGATGACCGGGCCCCTGGAAAACCTCAGCCGCAACCAGATGAACGAGCTCATCGAGCGGGCCGGCGGCAAGTCCTCCTCCAGCGTCTCGAAGAAGACCTCCCTCGTGGTCGCCGGTGAGGGCGCAGGCTCCAAGCGCGCCAAGGCGGAAACCCTCGGCATCCGCCTCGCCGCACCCGACGAATTCGCGCTGCTCGTCGCCGACTACCTGCCCTGATCACATCACCGCCGACCGCCTGACCGCTGCGCCCAGCGGCACGGACCAGGGCAATGGAAGTCCTCCCAGAGCGGGGAGGCCGCCGACCACGCCGGGAAGCAGAAGCCCGTTCAGCGCGAGCGCGGCCTTTCCGCCAGGTGGGTTTCGGGCGCCCGTTCGGTGATGGCCGGGTCCTGGCTGATGGTGCGGCCGGGCAGTCCGACGGCCTGCAGCAGGCCGGTGAATGGAGTACTGGGGCGTATGGTCCAACCGCCCTTGTCGGCCACAAGGATCGGCAACGGCGCGGACGGGGCGTTGAGCCGGGAGATCAGTGCGGCCAGGGGCGAGTGGGGTGGGATCAGCCACGCCACCAGTGCCCACAGGCCCAGGCCGACTCCGACACTCAGCAGTACGAGGGCATCATTCAGGTCGCCTCCCGAGGCATGGATGCGGCCGCCTCAGTTGCGTGGCCGACGGATTCGATCCCACTGGAGAACCGGTCCGGTTCCGCGATGCGGGCCATGCGGCGCGGCCACGCGACCGTGAACAGCGCTCCGATCAGGGGCCAGGATTAGTTGCCCGGTAACGGAGTCGCAGGGGGTGAGGTAGGGGGGGTGAACAGGATCAGGGCACTCGCGAAGGTCAGGGTGGTGATCACCGGTACCGGCACGGTGGTATGAGTGCGGGCGCGGCTGGCCTCGACCCGGTGGTGCATCTCCACCTGGGAGCAGGCGGTGGCGTCGAGTTCACCCAGGAGCGGGGCCAACTGCCGGGCTAGGTCCTCGTTGGCCAGGATCAGCGCGGCGATCACCAGATCGGCGGTCGGCTCTTCAAGGTCGTCCGCCAGGTGCCGCTGGGGAGTGTCGTCAAAGTGCCCCGCTCACGTCAGAAGTGATGCGAGGGTGGCGGCTTCTGATAGCACCGGGCCGTGACCGCTCCGGAGCCAGCACCGATGACTCTTTTACCTGGCAGTCGCCCGCCCGCTGCCCCGGCCCACACCCTGGAGCCCTCTTTGTCCCTACGAACAGGTATCAGCCGCCCGATATCCCTTCTACTGGCGCCCGCGTTCATGGCCGCGACGCTCACCGGATGCGCGCTGCTGGATCCCGCCGAGGACTGCGAGGGGACCGACCCCCGAGTGGAGGAGATGGCTGCGCTCGACATCCTGGACTCCCGGCCCGCCGAGGCCACCGTCGCCCGGGGCTTCGAGAAGGTCGACGCCGGCTGCTGGGCGGACAGCGGCGATGTCATGGTGTACGCCGAGCGGACATACGCCTTTCCCGGCACACGGGCCGAAGCGGCTGGGCACTACCGGACGGCGACGCTACAAGGCGGATGGAGCCCAGACCCTGAAGCGTCGCCTGACGATCTGTGCTTCGTCAGAGAGGCGATGAGCCTGCGGATCGTCTTCCTCACCGCCGAACTTCTCGCGGAGGACGGCCATGGGAGCCGCCCGGACCTCACCACCGGTGCCGGTTATTCGATCAGGGTCGACTCGTACGTGAACAGCGGTATCGAGGCGGGCTGTTACCGGTAGTTCGCCCACCATGAACCGCCGCACCCCAACTCGCAGCCCTGCCGACACCGCCGTCGGCAAGTCCGCCCCCAGGCACCGGCTGCAACCCGTCGCCGTCCTGACCCTCGGCTCGTTCGCCATGGGCACCGGCTCCTTCATCCTGGCTCAGATCGCCCACGGCTTGGACATCACCACCGGCGCCGCCGCCCACGATCACCGCATTCGCCCTCGCCTACGGCCTGGCCGCCCCTTCCTCGCCGCCTCCACCAGCAGGCTGCCCCCGCAAGCCCCTCATGGCCTGCACCCTGACCCTGTTCATCCTGGCCAACCTCGCCATCGCAGCCCCCAACCTCGCCCTGCTCCTCACCGCCCCAACCGCCGCCGGCCTCGGTGCAGCCCTCGGCTTCCGCCGTTGCCGCCGCCCTGGCCGGGCTGCCCACCGCGGCCGCGCCATGTCCATCATCATCGGCGGCCTGACCCTCGGCACCGTCGTCGGCGTCCGCGTCGGAACCACCATCGGCCAGCACATCTCCTGGAAGGCCGGCCTCGTCTTCGTCGCCGCCGTTGACGTCACCGCACTGCTCGGGAACCTCGCGGTCCTGCCCGCCCAGCCCATCCCGCCGGCGGTTCCCCTGCAGCACTTCACGGTTCTCACCGATCGCCGTGTCGTGGCGCACTTTGCGCTGGACCACCAAGTCCCTGCGCAACTTCGCCGTGGAGCTGACGAGACAAGGGCATCCGGTCTCCGCTCCGACCGTCGGCCGACTGCTGAAGGGGCGGGGTCTCAGTGAGCCTCTTTCATCATGAATAGTCGCAGGTCAGCAGGATGTGAATGGCTTGGACGATGCGGCTGATAGGTCGGGGCGAGCAGCGCGCTCTGCGCATGATGCGCCAGGACTTGAGCCGGGCGAAGGCGCGTTCGCCGGGGGCTCGTAGGCGGGCGTGGTCGCGGTTGAACTGCTGGTAGTGCTCAGGCTGTTCGCTGTGGTGGTAGTAGGGGGTGCGGACGGCGGTGCCGGCGCCCTGGTAGGCGCGGTCCGCCAGGACCAGGATGTGTCGGGTCGGGCATGCCTGGACGATGCCGTGGGCACGGGCGGAGGTCAGGTCGTGGGTGCGGCCCGGGGTGGGGCGGGAGAACCAGGGGCGGTGTGCCGTCAGTTGCAGCGATGACCTGGACGTTCATGCCGTGTTTCTTGTGCTTCTGCGAGTAGTGCGGCTCATCCGCGTGGACTCGGTCGGTGGGAATCAGCGTTCCGTCAACGATGACGTGGTCGCCCTCACCGAGGCCGGTGAGGGCTTCGTGCAGGCCGGGAGCCCGGGAGGCCAGGACGTCCCGGGTCTCGTCGACGTAGCGCCAGGCAGCGCTCTCGGATATGCCGAAACCGGCGCCGAGCTGGGAGAACGTCTCGTTCTTACGCAAGTGGACCAGGGCGAGAAGAGCCTGCTCGAAGCAACCGAGCCTGCGCCAACGAGTCTTGCGTGTGCGACGGTGCTCGTGCAGCAGCCAGGCAACATGCTCGACGAGCTCGCGGAGGACGTCCAGCATGGCTGGGCCGTCCTCCGTCCCTGGGATCGCGGAGCCCTCCCAGTGCCGACGTCTGGCGCCGCACCGAACAAGTGAGCGAGACCCTTGCACGCTTCACACTGATCGGACGTGCGACGCCGAGGTATGGCTGTACGACTCGGGCGCCTTCTCCGGACTCAGCGACCGCGACGGCCGGAGGATCGGGGGGACCTGTACGTCCGCGGGTTGCGCCAAGTTGGCCCCGCCTGTAACGAGACGGCGGGCGAAGGTGAGAGCAACGTCGAGGTCCCGGCGAACCGGACATCGAATGGATTGAGCGGAGGAGAACGGGGCATAGCAACGTGGGGGTTTGCTCGGAGGAAAACGACGCGCGGGGGCTACGTGACGTTCTTCAGAGCGAGGCCACGTCAGGCAGGTTACGGCCGGGGGCCTGGAAGGATCGAACGGATCGGTGCGCGGAAGACATGGCCGAAGGAAAGCTGGTCCGGGACGGAATCCCCGAGATCATCCGCGCATCCGGTGCACAGCCTGTCCTGTACACCGCCGGTCCCGCTGAGTACAGCGCGCGTCTGCGGGACAAGCTTCGCGAGGAAGTCGACGAATTCCTCGCGGCCGAGAACAGTCAACAGGCGCTGGAGGAACTTGCCGACGTCCTTGAGGTCCTCCGTGCCCTCAGCGGGGATCTGGGGGCGGACTGGCACGTTGTCGAGTCGGTGCGCACAGCGAAGGCGGCAGAACGCGGGTCCTTCGACAGCCGCCTGGTCTGGCTGCGCAACGAGACGGCCGGTTGACACTGCCACGCGGCGCCCCGACGTAGCCAAGCCCTAGCACACGGGGAGGCCGTGATGAGTAGTCTACGGATACGCGCTTGGGGCGAGCCCGACCCGGCCGGAACAGCGCGCACCCACTGGTCCCTCGACGCCCTGGCCCACCGTGGCTTGCCAACCGTGCCGGGTTTTGGGATCGAGCTTTCGCCCGATCCGAACGGTGCCCGCACAGTGGGCGACCTGTCCGAGGCGTTGAGGCGTATCCCTGAGGTGATGCACGTGCTCGCCCCGGGCATGGCGGAGGGTCAGCCGCCGACCGTCCGGGCCACTGTCAGCTGCCTTACATCTTTGCCAGGCGCCGGTCCGATGCACGACACGCGGCTGCTCGGCCCGATCCACGTATTACTGACGGGGGGCGAACAGCGCGGTACGGACGGAGCGTTGTATCTAAAGCGCTTCGTGGAGCAATTCGCGGTCCAGGTTTGCGAGGTTCCCCAGCAGATCTTCGTGAAAACCGAGTTGAAAGCGTTGTCCGACGCTGGGGTCACACGCGACCGATATCTGTCCGCAACCGCACTGGGACGACTCACATACCGCTTTCTCGACCTGTACGAGAAGAGCACGGGCACACGATTTCCCGGTCTTCCCGTCGATCAACTCGCCGTGACCCTCGAGCGGCTGAGCGGCGCCCCGACTCGAACGGGAGCAGAGGAGCAGCGAGCCGTGTCGTTAGCCGTCCGTCACGTTGTCGACCTCAACACCCCTGGCTTCTGGGGAAGCATCGCGGTGCATTCCTGCGACCCGCGCACCGGCACTCCCACCTTTCACTGCGCGTACGCTCCCGGCAGCAGTCTCGACGATCTCCTGGGCGGTGGTGCGGAGGAAGTGCTCGACGCGCGGGAGCTGGAGAGGTCCCATCCGGACCTCGCCGTGCAAGCCCGGGATCTGTGGTCGCGCGCCAGCACCGGCGACTCCTGTGGTCCGGGGCAAGCCGAGCAGCTGGAGGGTGTGGTGGTCTCCGGTGCGGTTCTGCTCTGCGGCCGCACCGTTCTTGACCTGACCACGGACGCGTTGGTCACGGCTGCGAACGCGGCCACAGTAGGCAGCGCCGACTGGCTGGCCCTTCTGGATCGCATGGAACCCGCCCGAATGAGGCGGTTGTTCCATCCGTACTTTGCCAACTCCCAGCCCGACGCCTTGTCCGGGCAGCCCCTGGCCGCCGGAACCGCCGGGGCGGCGGGAGTGTGCACGGGCGTGGTTTGTCTCGACTCCGCTCATGTGGCACAGGCCCTCCGGCAGAATCTGCCCGCAATCTTCGTCGCGGAGTCACCACTGCCCGAACACATGCCGAACGTACTCCAGGCAACCGGACTCGTATATGGAACCGGCGGCCTGACGTCTCATGTCGCGGTCATAGCGCGCGGTGCCGGCAAGCCTTGTGTCATGGGCGTGTCCTCCCTGCGAGTGCCGCAGGAACGAGACGTGTGCTTCCTAGGGGGAGAAAAGGTCGCCGTCGGAGGCTGGTTGAGCGTCGACGGCGACAAAGGCGTCCTGTACAAGGGCCGCCGTGTCACGGTTTCGCCGACAGTCGAAACGCACGGCCCGGTCGCCACGCTGCTGCAACACTGCGACGACCGGGCTCAGGTCCGGATCTACGCCAACGCGGACACTGCCGACGAGGCCGCCACAGCCTTCGGGCACGGCGCCAGAGGCATCGGGCTCTGCCGACTGGAGCACTTGATGGTCAGGCCGAGCCTCCACGCGCTGCTCCAGGAAACCCTCGTGCTTACCCTGGCCACGAGTGAGTTGTCCCGAGAGGAAGCCGTTGCCCGCGCTCAACTGAACCGCTGGGGACGCAGCACCGGGGCAGTGGCATCGTACGAGGAGACGATCCGCAACTCGGTCCGGAGCCCATCATATGTGCGCTACAAGGAATGTCTGGACGCGCTGAGGCAACTATTGGCGGACGAACTCACCGCCCTGCTGAGGTCCGCGGACGGACGGACAGTGGTCGTCCGGCTGCTTGACGCGCCGCTGTCGGAATTCCTGCCGCAGGAGGAGGTCCTGAGGGAGAGGATGGGGTCACTTCTGACGGAAACCCAGATCAGGGCTGCCTCCAGAAGGGCCCACCTAGCGGACTCGTCGCTGGGACTGCGTGGTGCACGCCTGTGCCTGACGGCGCCCGAACTGGCCGCGATGCAGGTCAAGGCCCTCTTCATTGCCGCGTTGCGGGCGAGCGAGGCGTCGAATGAGGTGAATCTCGGCGTGCTGGTGCCCATGGTGAGCGCGCCTGAGGAACTCCGCGTCATCCGAACCATGGTGAACGAGGTCGCCACCGAGCTCTCTGTGGCGCAGTCCGGGGTACGCCATCGTTTCGGATCCATGGTGGAAACTCCGCGTGCCGCCCTCGTGGCCGGTGAACTGGCCCGTGAATGCGACTTCTTGTCCTTCGGTACCAACGACCTGGCTCAGGCGACCTGGGCGAGCTCCCGAGAATTGGCCGAATCGACCTTCCTGGCGCATCCGGCCTACCGGCAGATGTCGGCAACACCCTTCCAGGAATTCGACGCCCAGGGCGTGGGTCGATTGATGTCAGTGGCCCTGGCCGAGGCGCGCGCGGTCAAACCGGGAATGACCGTGGGCATCTGTGGTGAGCAGGGCAGCCGGCCGGACATCCTGGAGTTCTCCGCCCGATTGCGGATCGACTACGTCAGCTGCCCATCCCCCGCCGTGCCGAGTGCACGCCTGATAGCTGGCCGTCTGGGCCCTGTACACGGTCGGGAAGCGTCGCTGCGGACAGGCGGCGACAGCGGCCGTCCGTGAGGCTCTGCGTGGCAGGCCGGGACGAACGGGAGGACGACGATGGTGCTCGCGCTAGATGTCCGGGAACGGTTTGCCGCACTGCGGCTGCCGAGTGCTGCGAACGGCCTTGCCGGACAGCAACCGCTGCTGCGGGAAGAGGAGTTAGCGGCCGAACCGCTGAAGTGGCTGAAATATCTGGTGCTGGCACGCACGGGCCTCGAGTCCCTGAAGACGATCGAGGAGCAGGTCAAGCGGTTCGACCTGTCCCAGGTCGACGAAGCGGTGCAGTGGACCACGGACCGGCTGGCGGGGAGAGGGCGGGACCACATGGTCGTGATCAAGGTAGTCCCGTGGCACAGAGGAGCGCAGCTCGCGAACTGCCGCGTCTCCGACGTCGAGGAGGTCCCGGCCGCGTTTGCCCGGATCCGGGAGCAGAACGAGGGACTCAGGCACGAACTGTGGTGCTGCGATTCCTCGGTGGACACGAGCGGCTTCAACCTCGGCGGTCGGCTCACGGTACCCGGACCGGATGGGGAGCAGGTGCTAGAGATGGTGTGGTACGCCAGCCCACGGCTCATCGAGAGCGTGACGCTGCCGGACTTCGACCGTCCGTATATACGGGCCGTACGTACACGTCCCACCTGCACGTTCGACGTGCAGGTGATACATGTGCCATCCGCCTACCGGCGTGTCACGTCCCCCGAGGGTGTTCCTGACGACGGGCCGTGGCGGGGCGATTTCAGGGCTGTCGCCCGAGAACTGCATGAGCGCAGAGAGGCCATCGGGCGCCTTGCCCAGTGCCTGCGTGAAATAGGCGCCCAGGAAGCCTGCCTCTGCTTCAAGGTCAGTGACGGGCGGCTCACGGTCATCGACTGGGACACGGAAATCGAGAGCAGTGCCCGGTGACGGATCGGGAACCGGAGCGATATCGACACGGTCGTCACCGGCCGGTCTCGTCGGCATCGCCCTCCTCCCGGTCCCGGTCCTGTGCGCGCTGGCGACTGTAGTCCAGGATGATCTGCGCCGCCGTCAGAAGAACGCTGGACAGCGCGAGAACTGTGTCGACCATGTCTCCCCTCCAAGGACTTGGCGGGCCTACGCCCGCCAAGTCAGGAAAAGGAACAGGGCTGCCCAGGGCCTGCCCATGCCGTGACCAGCCGTGCCCGGGATATGCCCCAACCCCGGGCACCTCCATGAAACTTGTCCTCTGCAC includes:
- a CDS encoding putative PEP-binding protein gives rise to the protein MSSLRIRAWGEPDPAGTARTHWSLDALAHRGLPTVPGFGIELSPDPNGARTVGDLSEALRRIPEVMHVLAPGMAEGQPPTVRATVSCLTSLPGAGPMHDTRLLGPIHVLLTGGEQRGTDGALYLKRFVEQFAVQVCEVPQQIFVKTELKALSDAGVTRDRYLSATALGRLTYRFLDLYEKSTGTRFPGLPVDQLAVTLERLSGAPTRTGAEEQRAVSLAVRHVVDLNTPGFWGSIAVHSCDPRTGTPTFHCAYAPGSSLDDLLGGGAEEVLDARELERSHPDLAVQARDLWSRASTGDSCGPGQAEQLEGVVVSGAVLLCGRTVLDLTTDALVTAANAATVGSADWLALLDRMEPARMRRLFHPYFANSQPDALSGQPLAAGTAGAAGVCTGVVCLDSAHVAQALRQNLPAIFVAESPLPEHMPNVLQATGLVYGTGGLTSHVAVIARGAGKPCVMGVSSLRVPQERDVCFLGGEKVAVGGWLSVDGDKGVLYKGRRVTVSPTVETHGPVATLLQHCDDRAQVRIYANADTADEAATAFGHGARGIGLCRLEHLMVRPSLHALLQETLVLTLATSELSREEAVARAQLNRWGRSTGAVASYEETIRNSVRSPSYVRYKECLDALRQLLADELTALLRSADGRTVVVRLLDAPLSEFLPQEEVLRERMGSLLTETQIRAASRRAHLADSSLGLRGARLCLTAPELAAMQVKALFIAALRASEASNEVNLGVLVPMVSAPEELRVIRTMVNEVATELSVAQSGVRHRFGSMVETPRAALVAGELARECDFLSFGTNDLAQATWASSRELAESTFLAHPAYRQMSATPFQEFDAQGVGRLMSVALAEARAVKPGMTVGICGEQGSRPDILEFSARLRIDYVSCPSPAVPSARLIAGRLGPVHGREASLRTGGDSGRP